TGGAAGAATTGCAAAATACAGTGCTATCTCCAGATTATGTGACGCTATATATTTGTAGGCAAGGGGTTGGAATTTTCAATATTAATTTTAAGCGCTATGCCTTACGCAGAAATGAGCTCTTTGTGTTGTATGACGACACTTTTGTTATGCTACAGAAGCGTTCTCGGAATTTTATTATTGATTACATCCATATTGATAAGACGTTTGCCACAGATATTGCATTTGTTTTACCTAATTCATTGTTTGCCTATTTTAATTTTCAACCTCACTTATCGATGTCACCGGCACAATCCATACTATTTTCACATTGGTATCAGCTATTTTTATATTACCAACAAGAACGCGCGGAGTATGGGAAATTACAACTACGCCAACATTTACAAAATCTATTTTTAGAAATTGCTAATCAGGTCAATCATGCTCAATCCCATTTTTCAGATGAACGTAGCCGTAAATCACAATTATGTTGGCAATTTTGGGCATTAATAACCCAGCATTGCAAACAGCAAAGAGAGGTTAAGTTCTATGCAAATCAACTTTCGATTACACCGTTTTATTTATCGCAAATTGTGAAGGATTTCTTCAACGATCCGCCTAAGGCACTGATCGATAGGCAAGTGGTTTTAGAAATTAAAGTCTTGTTAGAGAGAGGAACGTTCACCATTCAGGGTATTGCTGATGAATTAAATTTTGAAGATACCTCGTATTTATGCCGCTATTTTAAGCGGCATACGGGTACGACATTAAGTGAATTTAGAAAACGAGTGAATAAGAATTAACTCAGATCGATTTTTGTCGAATGTTTTTTAATAAAATCAATAAAGCAGCGTAGTCTTGGTGAAACGGCTTGGTTACGATAATAAACAGCATTAATCGGCTGTTTCATTGTTACCGTTTTTTGTTCTAGCACCTTCACGAGCCCGCCATTAGCAAAAGCATCTAAGCTTACAAAATCGGCAGAAGAGAGAATGCCGGTTCCTTGCAGCGCTAAATGATGGAGTACTTCACCACTGGCGCAGGCGATATGGGGGGTAATTTTGAGTAAGCTGCCATCGGCGTTTTCGAGTGGCCAGTAATTTAATGACTCTGGCGTAGTGAAACCCAGCAAACAATGTTTGTTGAGATCCTCTATCGTTTCTGGCATTCCATATTTTTCTAAGTAAGCGGGGCTAGCAACCAACCTTTTTTGGGTATAACCCAATAGTGTTGCACTGAGTGATGAATCTTTTAACGTGCCAATTCTAAACGCGACATCTGTCTTTTTCTCTAATAGGTTTGTCACGCCTTCATAGTTATTTATTTCTAACTCAACTTGGGGATAGCGTTCATAAAATAATGGGATTAGCGGAGCGATAACATGGGTTAAAAATGGGGTAGAGGCATCAATGCGTAGCTTACCTGATGGAATCGATTGGCGAGCGGACAGCAAATCTTCAGCTTCTTGAGCTAGTCGGACTATTTCTCGCGCTTTTTGCAAAAATGCAGCACCTTCATCACTGAGTTTGATGGCGCGAGTGGTTCGGTAAAGTAGCGTGGTTTTGACTTTCTCTTCTAAACGCAATAATGCACGACTGACGGTGGATATCGTCATGCAATGCTGATCGGCTGCCGCTGTAATAGAGCCGTAATCGACCACGCTGATAAATGTTTGGAGCTCTTCTAATGTAATTTTCATTATTGCATTTCCCGCAAAAGTTATTCTCACCATAATGGGTTTTTCACCCGCTTTCAATATGGAAGAATTGCCGCCGGTCAATTGAGATTGGTTTATAAGGCATAAAAATGAGAATAAACACAGCATTGCTCGCGTTATCCGTTGGCGCATTCGCCATTGGTATTACCGAATTTTCTCCGATGGGAATGCTTCCCTATATCGCTGAAAATCTTAATGAAAGCATTCCTTCTGTCGGTGCGATTGTGGTGATTTATGCGCTGGGAGTGATGATTGGAGCACCGATCATGACGCTATTATTAGTGAGTAAGCGCCCAAAGGTTGCGTTGGTTTTTTTAATGGCGATTTTCACGGTAGGAAATTTATTATCGGGTTTAGCACCTAACTTAGTGACGCTGTCACTTTCAAGGTTGATTACTAGCCTAAATCACGGGGCATTTTTTGGTCTAGGTGCCATTGTGGCGGCCAGTGTAGTGCCTGCGGGCAAACAAGCGAGTGCAATTGCAGCGATGTTTATGGGGCTGACCATTGCAGGTATTGGTGGCGTTCCATTAGTCACCAAAATAACGCAATTAATCGGTTGGCGTGAGGCATTCTACTTAATTTCTGGTATTGGCTTGCTCACGATCGCCAGTTTAATT
The Providencia alcalifaciens DNA segment above includes these coding regions:
- a CDS encoding AraC family transcriptional regulator; the encoded protein is MKELQEHQSVWEGVVSIGSATLEELQNTVLSPDYVTLYICRQGVGIFNINFKRYALRRNELFVLYDDTFVMLQKRSRNFIIDYIHIDKTFATDIAFVLPNSLFAYFNFQPHLSMSPAQSILFSHWYQLFLYYQQERAEYGKLQLRQHLQNLFLEIANQVNHAQSHFSDERSRKSQLCWQFWALITQHCKQQREVKFYANQLSITPFYLSQIVKDFFNDPPKALIDRQVVLEIKVLLERGTFTIQGIADELNFEDTSYLCRYFKRHTGTTLSEFRKRVNKN
- a CDS encoding LysR family transcriptional regulator codes for the protein MKITLEELQTFISVVDYGSITAAADQHCMTISTVSRALLRLEEKVKTTLLYRTTRAIKLSDEGAAFLQKAREIVRLAQEAEDLLSARQSIPSGKLRIDASTPFLTHVIAPLIPLFYERYPQVELEINNYEGVTNLLEKKTDVAFRIGTLKDSSLSATLLGYTQKRLVASPAYLEKYGMPETIEDLNKHCLLGFTTPESLNYWPLENADGSLLKITPHIACASGEVLHHLALQGTGILSSADFVSLDAFANGGLVKVLEQKTVTMKQPINAVYYRNQAVSPRLRCFIDFIKKHSTKIDLS